The following are encoded together in the Pedobacter sp. D749 genome:
- a CDS encoding ATP-dependent Clp protease proteolytic subunit: MDINKEFRLYAVKHQGLNSLYVDQYMGRNAAYTLPVAMTPYITEERQLNVAQMDVFSRLMMDRIIFLGEAVDERNANVIQAQLLFLQSVDTKSDIQLYINSPGGSVYAGFGIYDTMQFIAPDVATICTGIALSMGSVLLCAGAAGKRSALQHSRVMIHQTSGGTEGTAIDMDIRIREVLKVQSDLYHILAKHSGQSYERINEIASRDYWMSAIEAKEFGMIDEVLMRGE; the protein is encoded by the coding sequence ATGGATATTAACAAAGAATTCCGCCTTTATGCGGTAAAACACCAGGGCTTAAACAGCCTTTATGTAGATCAGTATATGGGCAGAAACGCCGCTTATACCCTGCCTGTTGCCATGACGCCTTACATTACAGAAGAACGCCAGCTGAATGTGGCACAGATGGATGTTTTCTCGCGGTTGATGATGGACAGGATTATTTTTTTAGGGGAAGCCGTTGATGAGCGGAATGCAAATGTGATACAGGCACAATTGCTTTTTTTGCAGTCGGTTGATACCAAAAGCGACATCCAATTATATATCAACTCGCCCGGTGGATCGGTGTATGCAGGCTTTGGTATTTATGATACCATGCAATTTATCGCACCTGATGTGGCCACCATTTGTACGGGCATCGCCCTTTCTATGGGTTCGGTATTGTTGTGTGCCGGTGCTGCCGGTAAACGTTCGGCTTTGCAGCACTCGAGGGTTATGATCCATCAAACCTCGGGTGGGACAGAAGGAACCGCTATTGATATGGATATCAGGATTAGAGAGGTATTAAAAGTACAATCGGATCTGTACCATATTTTGGCGAAACATAGTGGCCAAAGTTATGAACGAATTAATGAAATAGCCAGTCGCGATTATTGGATGAGCGCCATCGAAGCAAAGGAATTTGGAATGATAGATGAGGTTTTGATGCGTGGGGAATAG
- a CDS encoding RNA polymerase sigma factor: MTATSIKEEPSQREALFMKLYKEAFPLVARHVSKMGGSFEEAKDIFQDALVVYYEKVQVSGLRLKYQEKAYIFGIAKYLWIKRYQENDKYVTLDSLALVFNKEIDLADTGYEEVSSGKLMHLLEQAGQKCMQLLSAFYYEKLDMETLAGRFGFSGARSATAQKFKCLEKVKETVKAKSLKYEDIVE; encoded by the coding sequence ATGACAGCAACATCCATCAAAGAGGAGCCCAGCCAACGCGAAGCACTTTTTATGAAACTCTACAAAGAAGCTTTTCCTTTGGTGGCAAGGCACGTAAGCAAGATGGGCGGATCATTTGAGGAAGCGAAAGACATCTTTCAGGATGCACTGGTGGTGTATTACGAGAAAGTACAGGTTTCGGGGCTGAGGCTGAAGTACCAGGAGAAAGCCTATATATTTGGAATTGCCAAATACTTATGGATCAAACGTTATCAGGAAAACGACAAATATGTTACCCTTGATTCGCTTGCTCTTGTTTTTAATAAAGAGATCGATTTGGCAGATACCGGGTACGAGGAAGTTTCTTCAGGGAAACTGATGCATTTACTGGAGCAGGCCGGACAGAAATGTATGCAGTTGCTCAGTGCTTTTTATTATGAAAAACTGGATATGGAAACACTGGCCGGGCGCTTTGGCTTTTCGGGTGCACGCTCTGCAACGGCTCAGAAATTTAAATGCCTCGAAAAAGTAAAAGAAACCGTTAAAGCAAAATCCTTAAAATATGAAGACATCGTTGAATGA
- a CDS encoding AraC family transcriptional regulator, with translation MGINVGKNYGAWKKVGGRFDDLSVSGGLVTERKEKHSFSFSDAELVQINIPGIYIVYGDILFKQHQMYFRPTYDVPDMIKLRFTLSGNGTIFNEVNKQQYTFNANQQNIIYMPELDGTGQYDTGHSYRFFEVHFAKEKFLQLAEHSTKALQVLADHVDTGCYTQLGEQNLPISWTMQHCIRDILDCDYPEGLKHMFIESKCIELLVLQAEAFERANKQKEPAALHSAYDRDCIYHARDYLIANIHQPPSVAELAKVCGINEFKLKQGFKGLFDNSIFGYLSDYRLNHAKELLLEGLSIKSVAFMLGYSSVQHFSNAFRKKFGLTPGKLKG, from the coding sequence ATGGGAATCAATGTTGGGAAGAATTACGGGGCCTGGAAAAAGGTAGGGGGCAGATTTGATGATCTTTCCGTAAGTGGGGGATTGGTTACAGAAAGAAAGGAGAAACACAGTTTTTCTTTTAGTGATGCAGAATTGGTGCAGATCAATATCCCTGGTATTTATATTGTGTACGGCGACATCCTGTTTAAACAACACCAGATGTATTTCAGGCCTACCTATGATGTGCCGGATATGATTAAGCTGCGTTTTACGCTCTCTGGCAATGGGACCATTTTTAACGAGGTAAATAAACAACAGTACACCTTTAATGCTAACCAGCAGAATATAATTTATATGCCTGAGCTTGATGGTACAGGCCAATATGATACCGGCCATAGCTACCGCTTTTTTGAGGTACATTTTGCTAAAGAAAAGTTTTTGCAACTGGCAGAGCACTCTACCAAAGCATTACAGGTTCTGGCAGATCATGTAGATACTGGTTGTTATACACAGCTTGGGGAGCAAAACCTCCCTATTTCATGGACCATGCAGCACTGCATCCGCGATATTCTCGATTGTGATTATCCGGAAGGCTTGAAACATATGTTTATCGAATCGAAATGTATTGAACTGCTGGTACTCCAGGCCGAAGCTTTTGAGCGGGCCAATAAGCAAAAAGAACCTGCGGCTTTACATTCTGCTTACGATAGGGATTGTATTTATCATGCGAGGGATTACCTCATTGCCAATATCCACCAGCCGCCATCCGTTGCCGAACTGGCTAAAGTATGCGGTATTAACGAATTTAAACTTAAACAGGGCTTTAAAGGGTTATTTGATAACAGCATATTCGGTTACCTGAGCGATTACAGGCTTAACCATGCAAAAGAGCTACTGTTGGAAGGCTTATCCATAAAATCGGTGGCCTTTATGCTTGGTTATTCCTCGGTACAGCATTTTAGCAATGCTTTTAGAAAGAAATTTGGTTTAACTCCGGGTAAGTTGAAGGGGTAA